From the Halalkalicoccus sp. CGA53 genome, one window contains:
- a CDS encoding RidA family protein produces MKRVISTDEAPSAVGAYSQATTNGDLLFTAGQIPLTPDGELLDEESIGDQTRQSLENVQAILAAEELEMGDVLKMTVFLADIGDFEEMNEVYSEFFDDEPPARSAIEVGALPKGAGVEIEAIASLE; encoded by the coding sequence ATGAAGCGCGTCATCAGCACGGACGAAGCACCGTCGGCGGTCGGGGCGTACAGCCAGGCGACGACGAACGGCGACCTGTTGTTCACCGCGGGCCAGATCCCGCTCACGCCGGACGGCGAGCTGCTGGACGAGGAGTCGATCGGTGATCAGACGAGACAGTCCCTAGAGAACGTACAGGCGATCCTCGCGGCCGAGGAGCTCGAGATGGGCGACGTCCTGAAGATGACCGTCTTCCTCGCTGACATCGGGGACTTCGAGGAGATGAACGAGGTCTACAGCGAGTTCTTCGACGACGAGCCGCCGGCGCGGAGCGCGATCGAAGTCGGGGCGCTCCCGAAGGGTGCCGGCGTCGAGATCGAAGCGATCGCTAGCCTGGAGTAG
- the ilvA gene encoding threonine ammonia-lyase, which yields MLDLDAVYEARDRVAETTRRTPQEYSYALSRMTGAAVHPKLETFQRTGSFKLRGATNRIAALSATEREAGVVTASAGNHAQGVALAATRIGVDSTIVMPEHAPISKVNATREYGAEVVLHGEDYDEAADHAHEIERDEGRLYVHAFDDELVMAGQGTIGLEIVEDCPEVETVVVGIGGGGLISGVATAVKGLDPEIRVIGVQAEGASSVVESLERGEVYEREAVDTIADGIATRRVGDLAFEHIRERVDEVVTVSDPEIALAITTLLERGKTLVEGAGAVPLAAILAERFAYEEGETIVPALCGGNIDMNVLTTVIMRGLVETGRYLKFRTVLRDRPGALQDLIDVIAAHNANIYGIQHDRTSRDIGMNAAEVVIDVETRGPEHVDELVAALRGHEYEVDLLV from the coding sequence ATGCTCGATCTCGACGCGGTCTACGAGGCACGGGACCGGGTGGCCGAGACCACCCGACGGACGCCCCAAGAGTACTCCTATGCGCTCTCGCGAATGACCGGCGCTGCAGTCCACCCGAAGCTCGAGACGTTCCAGCGGACCGGTTCGTTCAAACTCCGGGGAGCGACCAACCGGATCGCGGCGCTCTCCGCGACGGAGAGAGAGGCCGGCGTCGTCACCGCGAGCGCGGGCAACCACGCACAGGGGGTCGCGCTCGCGGCGACGCGCATCGGCGTCGACTCGACGATCGTCATGCCGGAACACGCCCCCATCTCGAAGGTGAACGCGACCCGCGAGTACGGTGCGGAGGTCGTCCTCCACGGCGAGGACTACGACGAGGCTGCCGACCACGCCCACGAGATCGAGCGCGATGAGGGTCGACTCTACGTCCACGCCTTCGACGACGAGCTGGTGATGGCCGGCCAGGGGACGATCGGATTGGAGATCGTCGAGGACTGTCCGGAGGTCGAAACGGTCGTCGTGGGAATCGGCGGCGGCGGCCTGATCAGCGGCGTCGCGACCGCGGTGAAGGGCCTCGACCCCGAGATCAGGGTGATCGGCGTCCAGGCCGAGGGCGCGTCGAGCGTGGTCGAGTCGCTCGAAAGAGGGGAGGTCTACGAGCGCGAGGCGGTCGACACGATCGCGGACGGCATCGCCACGCGTCGGGTTGGCGACCTGGCGTTCGAGCACATCCGGGAGAGGGTCGACGAGGTCGTCACCGTCTCCGATCCGGAGATCGCGCTCGCGATCACGACGCTGCTCGAACGCGGGAAGACGCTCGTGGAGGGTGCGGGAGCGGTCCCACTCGCAGCGATCCTCGCCGAGCGGTTCGCCTACGAAGAGGGTGAGACCATCGTCCCGGCGCTCTGTGGCGGGAACATCGACATGAACGTGCTCACGACGGTGATCATGCGGGGCCTCGTCGAGACGGGGCGGTACCTGAAGTTCCGGACGGTGCTCAGGGACAGACCCGGGGCGCTCCAAGATCTGATCGACGTGATCGCCGCGCACAACGCGAACATCTACGGAATCCAGCACGACCGAACGTCGAGGGACATCGGCATGAACGCCGCCGAGGTGGTCATCGACGTAGAGACCAGAGGACCGGAGCACGTCGACGAACTCGTCGCCGCGCTCAGAGGCCACGAGTACGAGGTCGACCTGCTGGTCTGA
- a CDS encoding gamma-glutamylcyclotransferase family protein, which produces MEVFVYGTLTDPDRVDTLLDTWSFGSDARLRGLRRVEGRYPTLAPGDSVGGRILQTPEIDRLDAYEGVAGGLYVRVELPTEDVALYVGRPDRLGIAGSVRWPGEGPFEERVREYVEREVRLSRRG; this is translated from the coding sequence ATGGAGGTCTTCGTCTACGGCACGCTCACCGATCCGGATCGCGTCGACACGCTCCTCGATACCTGGTCGTTCGGCTCCGACGCACGGCTCCGCGGGCTTCGACGCGTGGAGGGGCGGTACCCGACGCTGGCTCCCGGTGACTCGGTCGGCGGGCGGATCCTCCAGACGCCCGAGATCGACCGCCTCGACGCGTACGAGGGCGTTGCGGGCGGTCTTTACGTCCGAGTCGAACTCCCCACCGAAGACGTGGCACTCTACGTGGGCCGGCCCGATCGACTCGGGATCGCGGGGAGCGTACGGTGGCCGGGTGAGGGCCCGTTCGAGGAACGGGTTCGGGAGTACGTCGAACGCGAGGTTCGTCTCAGCAGACGAGGATGA
- a CDS encoding universal stress protein translates to MTRTVLVPVDDSNLARQALEFVLEERTDEEIVLLHVLDPIDAIYVSEPVVWDDRLLENRREEAERLLEELEGIAARSDATVRTEMARGDPAKGILRYAEEADIDQIVIGSHGRSGVSRVLLGSVAETVTRRSPVPVTIVR, encoded by the coding sequence ATGACACGAACCGTCCTCGTGCCGGTCGACGATTCGAACCTCGCACGACAGGCGCTCGAGTTCGTCCTGGAGGAGCGCACCGACGAGGAGATCGTTCTCCTGCACGTCCTCGATCCGATCGACGCGATCTACGTTTCCGAGCCGGTCGTCTGGGACGACCGACTGCTCGAGAACCGCCGGGAGGAAGCAGAGCGTCTGCTCGAGGAGCTCGAGGGGATCGCGGCTCGATCCGACGCCACCGTGAGGACCGAGATGGCCCGGGGCGACCCCGCGAAGGGGATTCTGCGGTACGCCGAGGAGGCCGACATCGATCAGATCGTGATCGGGAGCCACGGTCGATCCGGCGTCTCACGTGTCCTCCTCGGGAGCGTCGCCGAGACTGTGACACGGAGGTCGCCGGTCCCCGTGACGATCGTTCGGTGA
- a CDS encoding universal stress protein — MTEHVLVPVDESEQAMKALEFAVEGHPDARITALHVIDPRDFYGAAGIEGAAMSNYEQMREVHQGRGDEVLEAARERAADAGVEIETDSILGSVSREIIDYTVDNDVNHVVIGSHGRTGASRILLGSVAERVVRRSPVPVTVVR, encoded by the coding sequence ATGACCGAACACGTTCTCGTCCCGGTCGACGAGTCGGAACAGGCGATGAAGGCGCTCGAGTTCGCCGTAGAGGGACACCCCGACGCACGGATCACGGCCCTGCACGTGATCGATCCCCGCGACTTTTATGGGGCGGCAGGGATCGAGGGCGCCGCGATGTCGAACTACGAACAGATGCGTGAAGTACACCAGGGGCGAGGGGACGAAGTCCTCGAAGCCGCTCGAGAGCGGGCCGCGGACGCGGGCGTCGAGATTGAAACCGACTCGATTCTCGGTTCCGTCTCCCGGGAGATCATCGACTACACCGTCGACAACGACGTCAACCACGTCGTCATCGGAAGTCACGGCCGGACCGGTGCGAGTCGGATCCTGCTCGGGAGCGTCGCCGAGCGAGTCGTCCGACGCTCGCCAGTACCGGTGACCGTTGTCAGGTGA
- a CDS encoding cation-translocating P-type ATPase, whose translation MDDAWHTRPIADVYDALNTSETGLTAEEAGRRLERLGPNKVETEEGISPLRILAEQYSSALIWVLIVAAAVMALVGHTLDAGVILGVVVFITLFGFVQDYRAEQSIAALSELSTTHALARRGGEKSEIDARTVVPGDVLFVESGDIVPADARVVEESNLSVDESALTGESVGVSKEAGVVDAESALADRRNMVYKDTVVERGSARVVVVGTGSRTEIGRIATALEDAEERQTPFQAEMDRLGRIIAAGVVVIVTLIAVVELAIGDTEPLTVFLTAVGVAVSAVPEGLPAVVTLSLALGARRMAEKNALVRRLPIVEALGSVDVICTDKTGTLTEEEMTVTRIVAGRETVDVTGTGYDTEGEFLVDGESIGRERVVEVLRCGMLCNNVDVGTRDGERTYLGDPTEIALFVAARKAGFDRGDLDERFPRLGEVDFTSTRKRMTTLHETPDGGRVAYTKGAPETVLERCDRELVDGAVVELTDERREEIKARIESFAEDALRVMGFAYRPGPPAEASEELESELVFLGLQGMFDPPRPEVPGAIEACQNAGIDVVMITGDNAVTARAIGRKIGIDSPRVVTGPELDGTTDEELADLLEEVDVFARTTPEHKTRILRTLHSKGHTVAMTGDGVNDAPAVKNADVGIAMGIRGTDVTEQASDIVLLDDNFATIRDAVHGGRRIFDNVRKFVNYLLSGNGGEVTMIFTGSMAGFGLVITPIQILWINVVTDGVPALSLGVDPAAEDVLDRPPRPRGEGVITKRIVTSIVGISLFMTVCLLPLFTINFTGGLVPGWDLTGTPLGWTPPYEPSRELAQTMVFTGFVVMEIVRIQAIRFRYGLGLLSNRWLVLAVALTVSMQLLVLYTYAGQLLFGVEPLGLLHWAQIGVSALVFTLLMAVFVKVQDRYFERY comes from the coding sequence ATCGACGATGCCTGGCACACACGACCGATAGCGGACGTCTACGACGCCCTCAACACGTCCGAAACGGGGTTGACCGCGGAGGAAGCCGGACGCCGCCTCGAGCGGCTCGGACCGAACAAGGTCGAAACCGAGGAGGGGATCTCGCCGTTGCGCATCCTCGCGGAGCAGTACAGCTCCGCGCTGATCTGGGTACTGATCGTCGCGGCGGCCGTGATGGCGCTCGTCGGACACACGCTCGACGCGGGCGTCATCCTCGGGGTCGTCGTCTTCATCACACTGTTCGGGTTCGTACAGGACTACCGGGCCGAACAGAGCATCGCGGCGCTGAGCGAACTGTCGACGACCCACGCGCTCGCCCGACGCGGCGGGGAGAAGTCCGAGATCGACGCCCGGACCGTCGTCCCGGGCGACGTGCTCTTCGTCGAATCCGGCGACATCGTACCGGCGGACGCACGCGTCGTCGAGGAGTCGAACCTGAGCGTCGACGAGTCCGCTCTGACCGGCGAGAGCGTCGGTGTCTCGAAGGAGGCGGGGGTGGTCGACGCCGAGAGCGCGCTCGCCGACCGGCGGAACATGGTCTACAAGGACACCGTCGTCGAGCGGGGTTCGGCGCGGGTCGTCGTCGTCGGGACCGGCTCGCGGACCGAGATCGGTCGGATCGCGACGGCGCTGGAGGATGCAGAAGAGCGCCAGACGCCGTTTCAGGCCGAGATGGACCGACTCGGCCGAATCATCGCCGCCGGGGTCGTCGTCATCGTCACCCTGATCGCGGTCGTCGAGCTGGCGATCGGCGATACGGAGCCGCTCACGGTCTTCCTGACGGCGGTCGGCGTCGCCGTCTCGGCGGTTCCCGAAGGCCTCCCCGCGGTCGTCACGCTCTCGCTCGCCCTGGGCGCCCGGCGGATGGCCGAGAAGAACGCACTCGTTCGCCGGCTGCCGATCGTCGAGGCGCTCGGCTCCGTGGACGTGATCTGTACGGACAAGACGGGCACGCTCACCGAGGAGGAGATGACCGTGACCCGGATCGTCGCGGGCCGGGAGACGGTCGACGTCACCGGCACCGGCTACGACACCGAGGGCGAGTTCCTCGTCGACGGAGAGTCCATCGGGCGAGAGCGCGTCGTCGAAGTGCTGCGCTGTGGGATGCTCTGTAACAACGTCGACGTGGGGACGCGGGACGGCGAACGGACCTACCTCGGCGACCCGACCGAGATCGCGCTGTTCGTCGCCGCCCGGAAGGCAGGCTTCGACCGCGGCGACCTCGACGAACGGTTCCCGCGCCTTGGCGAGGTCGACTTCACCTCCACCCGAAAGCGGATGACCACGCTCCACGAGACGCCCGACGGGGGCCGGGTCGCGTACACGAAGGGCGCTCCCGAAACCGTCCTCGAGCGCTGTGATCGCGAACTCGTCGACGGGGCGGTCGTCGAACTCACCGACGAGCGTCGCGAGGAGATCAAGGCCCGGATCGAGTCGTTCGCCGAGGACGCCCTCCGGGTGATGGGCTTCGCGTACCGGCCCGGCCCGCCCGCCGAGGCGAGCGAGGAGCTCGAGTCAGAGCTGGTGTTCCTGGGGTTGCAGGGGATGTTCGATCCACCCCGTCCGGAGGTCCCGGGCGCGATCGAGGCGTGTCAGAACGCCGGCATCGACGTCGTGATGATCACGGGGGACAACGCCGTCACCGCGCGCGCGATCGGTCGGAAGATCGGTATCGACTCGCCGCGGGTCGTGACGGGGCCCGAACTCGACGGGACGACGGACGAGGAGCTCGCGGACCTTCTCGAGGAGGTCGACGTCTTCGCGCGCACCACGCCCGAGCACAAGACCCGGATCCTCCGGACGCTCCATTCGAAGGGACACACGGTGGCGATGACGGGCGACGGGGTCAACGACGCGCCGGCGGTGAAGAACGCCGACGTCGGGATCGCGATGGGGATCCGCGGGACGGACGTCACCGAACAGGCCTCCGACATCGTCCTGCTCGACGACAACTTCGCGACGATCCGCGACGCCGTCCACGGCGGCCGGCGGATCTTCGACAACGTCCGGAAGTTCGTCAACTACCTGCTCTCCGGTAACGGCGGCGAGGTGACGATGATTTTCACGGGGTCGATGGCCGGCTTCGGACTCGTCATCACGCCGATCCAGATCCTGTGGATCAACGTCGTCACCGACGGCGTCCCGGCGCTCTCGCTGGGTGTCGATCCCGCAGCCGAGGACGTCTTGGACCGGCCGCCGCGACCCCGGGGGGAAGGCGTCATCACGAAACGGATCGTCACGTCGATCGTCGGCATCTCGTTGTTCATGACGGTCTGTCTACTCCCGCTGTTCACGATCAACTTCACCGGTGGACTCGTACCCGGTTGGGATCTCACGGGAACACCCCTGGGGTGGACGCCACCGTACGAGCCGAGCCGGGAGCTCGCACAGACCATGGTCTTCACCGGCTTCGTCGTCATGGAGATCGTCCGCATACAGGCGATTCGGTTCCGCTACGGCCTCGGTCTGCTGTCGAACAGGTGGCTCGTGCTTGCGGTTGCCCTCACCGTTTCGATGCAGCTCCTCGTCCTCTACACGTACGCCGGCCAGTTGCTGTTCGGCGTCGAGCCGCTCGGGCTGCTCCACTGGGCGCAGATCGGTGTCTCTGCCCTGGTGTTCACGCTGTTGATGGCCGTCTTCGTGAAGGTCCAGGACCGGTACTTCGAGCGATACTGA
- a CDS encoding universal stress protein: MDTAIDVASDRSLDVVVVHVVEVPAQMPLSEGTRLVDDEDEEILRHAARAAREADLSVDRRIRLARDTATGIVGAAEEYGAETVLMGWRGRPPRRDVVLGSYLDRVMRNAPCDVLVKRIRGPSGPVDAILVPVARGAHGELARESAASIARRNDASVFLLHVLSTDASEADRERAWELLREARTPFDGVSEIDEGITESDHVAGAITDRTPEYDLTVLGATEEGLLRRKLLGTVSDGVGRHAENTVIIAHRPLSRTSRLVRLVR, from the coding sequence ATGGACACGGCGATCGACGTCGCGTCCGACCGATCGCTCGACGTGGTGGTCGTACACGTCGTCGAGGTTCCGGCACAGATGCCGCTGTCGGAGGGGACACGGCTCGTCGACGACGAGGACGAGGAGATCCTCAGGCACGCGGCGCGTGCCGCTCGGGAGGCGGACCTCTCGGTCGATCGGCGGATTCGACTGGCCAGGGACACGGCGACCGGGATCGTCGGCGCGGCCGAGGAGTACGGTGCGGAGACGGTCCTCATGGGCTGGCGGGGGCGTCCACCCCGTCGGGACGTCGTCCTGGGGAGCTACCTGGATCGGGTCATGAGAAACGCCCCCTGTGACGTGCTCGTCAAACGCATTCGAGGGCCGAGCGGTCCCGTCGACGCGATACTGGTTCCCGTGGCGCGTGGCGCTCACGGCGAACTCGCGCGGGAGAGCGCCGCGTCGATCGCCCGCCGAAACGACGCGAGCGTCTTCCTCCTCCACGTCCTGTCGACCGACGCGAGCGAGGCCGACCGGGAGCGCGCATGGGAGCTACTGCGCGAGGCACGCACGCCGTTCGACGGCGTCTCGGAGATCGACGAGGGGATCACCGAGAGCGATCACGTCGCCGGGGCGATCACCGACCGGACGCCGGAGTACGACCTCACCGTCCTCGGCGCGACCGAGGAGGGGTTGCTCCGCCGGAAGCTCCTCGGGACCGTCTCTGATGGCGTCGGTCGTCACGCCGAGAACACGGTCATCATCGCCCACCGCCCCCTCTCACGGACCTCCCGACTCGTGAGACTCGTTCGCTGA
- a CDS encoding universal stress protein, with product MWIEHEGRTMYDRILVGIDGSEDAHAAAEHAVDLAATYGATLHCLYVVETRTAYDNAIVEPETVRENLRREGREALAGVEATAESAGVDSVTSIEEGVPAEAIAEYGRENGIDLVVVGARGKSAFKTILLGSTTEALVRSGLPVLVVSEGDPRPSANESHESGGP from the coding sequence ATGTGGATCGAGCACGAGGGGCGAACGATGTACGACCGGATTCTCGTCGGTATCGACGGAAGCGAGGACGCCCACGCGGCGGCCGAGCATGCGGTCGACCTCGCGGCGACGTACGGGGCGACGCTCCACTGCCTGTACGTCGTCGAGACGCGAACGGCCTACGACAACGCCATCGTCGAGCCCGAGACGGTCAGGGAGAACCTCCGCCGAGAGGGCCGGGAGGCGCTCGCCGGAGTCGAAGCCACCGCCGAGTCGGCGGGCGTCGATTCCGTTACCTCGATCGAGGAGGGCGTTCCCGCCGAGGCGATCGCCGAGTACGGCCGAGAGAACGGGATCGATCTCGTCGTGGTGGGCGCGCGGGGAAAGTCGGCGTTCAAGACGATCCTGCTGGGCAGCACGACCGAGGCGCTCGTGCGGTCCGGCCTGCCGGTGTTGGTCGTCAGCGAAGGGGACCCACGACCCTCAGCGAACGAGTCTCACGAGTCGGGAGGTCCGTGA
- a CDS encoding universal stress protein has protein sequence MGVLIAIDDSDPARKALEHGFSVHPGEDITVLHVLNPPESATYGEARMYVDWEEVMEDRRERAEELLDAARDRADDHDAPVVTEVVVGRPARAIVEYAEEHDVDHVVIGSHGRSGVSRVLLGSVAESVVRRSPCPVTVVR, from the coding sequence ATGGGAGTCCTGATCGCGATCGACGACTCGGATCCGGCGAGAAAGGCCCTCGAACACGGCTTCAGTGTCCACCCGGGGGAGGATATCACCGTCCTGCACGTGCTGAACCCTCCTGAGTCGGCAACGTACGGCGAGGCACGAATGTACGTCGACTGGGAGGAGGTGATGGAGGACCGACGGGAGCGAGCCGAGGAACTGCTCGACGCGGCACGCGATCGTGCGGACGACCACGACGCCCCTGTCGTCACCGAAGTCGTGGTCGGCCGACCCGCGCGCGCGATCGTGGAGTACGCCGAAGAGCACGACGTCGACCACGTCGTGATCGGGAGCCACGGCCGGTCGGGCGTCTCGCGCGTGCTGCTCGGGAGCGTCGCCGAATCGGTGGTCCGACGCTCCCCGTGTCCGGTGACCGTCGTCCGCTGA
- a CDS encoding bacteriophage holin, producing MDSETHAVNARALGMTLGTVWAIVVAVLVPLLRIGWRGEWRELLANAYIGYDDTATGTLVGMVWPFVDGLVLGTALGRSYDRFDGRSVEGR from the coding sequence ATGGATTCGGAGACGCACGCCGTGAACGCACGGGCGTTGGGCATGACCCTGGGAACCGTCTGGGCGATCGTCGTAGCGGTGCTGGTGCCCCTGTTACGGATCGGCTGGAGGGGCGAGTGGCGCGAGCTGCTGGCCAACGCCTACATCGGGTACGACGACACCGCCACTGGTACGCTCGTCGGAATGGTCTGGCCCTTCGTCGACGGTCTCGTTCTCGGCACCGCGCTCGGGCGGTCGTACGACCGGTTCGACGGTCGGTCCGTGGAGGGCCGGTGA
- a CDS encoding pyridoxamine 5'-phosphate oxidase family protein, translated as MTTEELREYGLVEMSEEEIRNFLTNRGFGVLGLPTDGAPYLLPMSFGFDGESRLYFSYFAGEGSRKTALSDAAETASFLVHDADSVFLWESVLLTGTLSELAAGDAPRDALENAWYLDLFERADTAGRLRLYEFRIDERTGFKCVGLPPGLERDRSDRE; from the coding sequence ATGACGACCGAGGAGCTACGGGAGTACGGACTGGTCGAGATGTCCGAGGAGGAGATACGGAACTTCCTCACGAACCGGGGCTTCGGCGTGCTCGGGCTGCCCACCGACGGCGCACCTTACCTGCTCCCGATGTCGTTCGGCTTCGACGGGGAGTCGAGGCTCTACTTCTCGTACTTCGCGGGTGAGGGGAGCCGGAAGACGGCGCTGAGCGACGCCGCGGAGACGGCGAGCTTCCTCGTCCACGACGCCGACTCGGTGTTCCTCTGGGAGAGTGTCCTCCTGACCGGAACGCTCTCGGAGCTCGCCGCGGGCGACGCTCCACGGGACGCGCTCGAGAACGCGTGGTACCTGGACCTGTTCGAGCGGGCGGACACCGCGGGTCGGCTCCGGCTCTACGAGTTCCGGATCGACGAGCGGACCGGGTTCAAGTGTGTGGGGCTGCCGCCCGGACTCGAACGCGACCGCTCCGATCGGGAGTGA
- a CDS encoding CBS domain-containing protein, translated as MEFPIRVTDVMSSPVETVTADATAAEAAVRCREKSIGSLVVVDDERVAGIVTSDDFVRLLGETSDPEGRRLHEFMASEVVTVDADVSVGDAVRSMFDHGIARLVVVEGEEPVGLVSTDDVVHHLPQVLQRQEFERPRPEEFRYSVRQEVAYEEADWEVESVGLADDRINVGDRVAFAKTLDEEDVRRFAAASGDTNRLHLDEEYARGTRFGRRIAHGTLVGGLISAALARLPGLTIYVSQSLTFLAPVGIGDRMTAVCEVVEELGDCRYQITTDVVDGDDEPVIEGQAVVLVDDLPDVGSVRVEGVA; from the coding sequence CGAGACCGTCACGGCCGACGCCACGGCGGCGGAGGCGGCGGTGAGGTGTCGCGAGAAGTCGATCGGTTCGCTCGTCGTCGTGGACGACGAACGGGTCGCCGGCATCGTCACGAGCGACGACTTCGTCCGCCTGCTGGGGGAGACGTCCGACCCGGAGGGCCGTCGCCTCCACGAGTTCATGGCGAGCGAGGTCGTGACCGTCGACGCCGACGTTTCGGTCGGCGACGCGGTTCGTTCGATGTTCGACCACGGCATCGCTCGACTCGTCGTCGTGGAGGGGGAGGAACCGGTCGGCCTCGTCAGTACCGACGACGTCGTCCACCACCTCCCGCAGGTCCTCCAGCGTCAGGAGTTCGAACGGCCACGCCCCGAGGAGTTCCGCTACAGCGTTCGTCAGGAGGTCGCCTACGAGGAGGCCGACTGGGAGGTCGAGAGCGTCGGGCTAGCCGACGACCGGATCAACGTCGGCGACCGCGTCGCGTTCGCGAAGACGCTCGACGAGGAGGACGTTCGCCGGTTCGCCGCCGCCAGCGGGGACACCAACCGGCTCCACCTCGACGAGGAGTACGCCCGCGGCACGCGCTTCGGCCGACGGATCGCCCACGGGACGCTCGTCGGTGGGCTGATCAGTGCCGCGCTCGCCCGCCTCCCGGGGCTGACGATCTACGTCTCACAGAGCCTCACCTTCCTGGCCCCCGTGGGGATCGGCGACCGGATGACGGCCGTCTGTGAGGTGGTCGAGGAGCTCGGAGACTGCAGGTACCAGATCACTACCGACGTGGTCGACGGGGACGACGAGCCGGTGATCGAGGGACAGGCGGTCGTCCTCGTCGACGACCTGCCCGACGTCGGATCGGTGCGCGTAGAGGGGGTCGCCTGA